Part of the Leptospira yasudae genome is shown below.
TCATCATATACCTCTCGGTTTTTTGATCCTAAAAATTCGAACTTCTTTGTAAAGGCGAAAAATCGGAATCGATTTGCAAGACGGCGTTCTTACGAACGCCATTTCTGTAATCAGTTCAACATCGGATCTTTCGTGTGTTCGACGAAGTATTTATAGATTCCGCCCTTGCTTTTAAGGGCTTCTTGCCAGGTCGTTTCCGGATCTTGATTTAAAACGAAATCCTTTGTCGCTTCGTGAACGACCCAAGACTTGCGGCTCATCTCCGTTTCCAACTGCCCCGCACCCCAACCGGAATAACCTTGATAGACGTGGAACTTGGACTTGGAATCCAATAACTCCAGCAACGTATCGAAACTTCTCGCGAGATACAAACCGGGAATCACTTCGATGCCCGGTTGAGAAATCGTGTTGTCTTCGTGCAGCACGGAGATGAACGTCGGGTCGACCGGACCGCCGGAATAAATCGGAAGGATACGGCTTACGTGATCGGGGATTCCCTGAATTACGTCTCCGATGGACGCTTCCTGTTTTTTATTCAGAACCAAACCGAAGGCGCCTTGACTGTCGTGTTCCACCATCAGGATTACCGTCTGGTTGAAATAATCCATGACAATCGAAGAATTGGAGATTAGAATTTTACCGTTGTAAGTTTCTTCCATACTTGAACCAATCTTAGACCGGGTTACTTTTTAGACGTTCCGTGGATTTCGGAAAGAATCTGATATGCGATTTCCAGAGTGGAAACGTCCGAACCGCGGGTTACGATCGGATCGGTTTCCTTTCTGATACAACGGATAAAATGTTCGTGTTCCTGTTTGAGCGGATTGTCTTTGTGAACGAAGATTTTTTCCACGATGGATTCTTGGCGGTATTTGATTTCTTCGGATAAAAGAAGAATGTCGGACGTAGCCTGTCTATGAAGTTCGATTTCCTGATCCGTAAAATCGAGCATGATATAAACGTCTTTTTGCGTGATGTTTAGCGTCCGTATTTTGGCCTGAGTCGCTCTCGAAGCGATGATGCTTGCGAGACATCCGTTTTCGAATTCGATCACCACGTTCGCGATGTCTTCGTGATTGGAAAGAACCTTGGTTCCGGATGCGGAAAGTTTTTTAACGGGAGAATTGACGAGATTCAACACGATGTCGATATCGTGGATCATCATGTCGAGAACGACGCCGACGTCTTTGATTCTCGGATTAAACGGAGCGAGTCTTCTGGATTCGATGAGCAAAGGATCTTTTACGATCTTGCCCAATTCCAAAACGGCGCCGTTGAATCGTTCCACGTGACCGACGAGAAGAACGAGATTCTTATCCGCGGCGAGTTTTACGAGTTCCTTGGCTTGTTCGGTGGTTTCCGCGATCGGCTTTTCCACTAACACGTGTTTGCCGGCGAGAAGCGCTTTTTTCGCGATTTCATGATGTAAAAACGTGGGAACGGCGATCACTAACGCGTCCACTTTAGAGATCAACTCGTCGATCGTAGGGAACGCGGAGGTTTTGTGTTTTTCCGCGATTTGTTTCGCTCTTTCCAGATCCGCGTCGTAGATTCCCACCAATGCGGCGTCGTTCAGAGTTTTTGCGACGTTCACATGATATTGGCCCATGTGTCCGGTTCCGATCACACCGAGTTTTACTCTTTCAGTCATTGTACTTCCTTTTTATTTTGCGCTTTGATGCGCCTTCGGTTTTCCCGATTTTCATAAAATGAAAAAACCGGTCTTCCTTTTCCTCTTACGAAGAATGGAAGACCGGATCTTTTTTTTATTTAGTAAAGATTTTTCCCTTCGAACCGGGAATGT
Proteins encoded:
- a CDS encoding YqgE/AlgH family protein yields the protein MEETYNGKILISNSSIVMDYFNQTVILMVEHDSQGAFGLVLNKKQEASIGDVIQGIPDHVSRILPIYSGGPVDPTFISVLHEDNTISQPGIEVIPGLYLARSFDTLLELLDSKSKFHVYQGYSGWGAGQLETEMSRKSWVVHEATKDFVLNQDPETTWQEALKSKGGIYKYFVEHTKDPMLN
- a CDS encoding Gfo/Idh/MocA family protein, with product MTERVKLGVIGTGHMGQYHVNVAKTLNDAALVGIYDADLERAKQIAEKHKTSAFPTIDELISKVDALVIAVPTFLHHEIAKKALLAGKHVLVEKPIAETTEQAKELVKLAADKNLVLLVGHVERFNGAVLELGKIVKDPLLIESRRLAPFNPRIKDVGVVLDMMIHDIDIVLNLVNSPVKKLSASGTKVLSNHEDIANVVIEFENGCLASIIASRATQAKIRTLNITQKDVYIMLDFTDQEIELHRQATSDILLLSEEIKYRQESIVEKIFVHKDNPLKQEHEHFIRCIRKETDPIVTRGSDVSTLEIAYQILSEIHGTSKK